The genome window GGGCGACGGCACCGCGCGCATCTTCGACGGCGATCCGGACGTGACCACCTTCTCCCTGCATGCCGAGGCGAACTACCCGCGCGAGAAGGCCCGCTCCAGCCTGGACATCGGCCTGCCCGACGGCACCGGCGACGCCGCCTATCTCGACACGCTCTCCGCCGCGCTGGACCGGGTGCTGGCCGGGCCGCGGCCGGGGATCGTGTTCTACAATGCCGGTGCGGACCCGGTGGCCGAGGACCGGCTGGGCCGGCTCTCGCTCACCCGCGCCGGGCTGGCGGCGCGCGACCGCATGGTGCTGTCGCGGCTGCGCGCCCTCGGCCTGCCGGTGGTCACCGTGCTCGGCGGCGGCTACGGGCATGACCCGCTCGAGGTGGCGGAGCGGCATGTGCTGTTGATCGAAGCCGCCCGCGACAGCCTTGCCAGCGTCGCCTGACAGGCGCAGGGCCTTTCTGTGCTGTGCTGTGCTGTGCTGTGCTGTGCTGTGCTGTGCTGTGCTGTGCTGTGCTGTGCTGTGCTGTGCTGTGCTGTGCTGTGCTGTGCTGTGCTGTGCTGTGCTGTGCTGTGCTGTGCTGTGCTGTGCTGTGCTGTGCTGTGCTGTGCGGGAGCGGCCAAGCCAAGCCTGGCCAGGCTGAACCGGTCCCGTGGGCGCACCGCCGGAGAGGCCCGGGCAAGTGACCGGCCGTGTGCGCCGCGGGGGGCTTGGATGGGCCGCCGAAGCGGCCGCCGCGGGATCGGGTGGCGAGCGAAGGGGAAGGGCAAGGGCAAGGGAGGGGGACAGGGACAGGGACAGGGACAGGGACAGGGACAGGGAAGGATGCAGAGCCTCTGCAGCCGAAGGAAGCGGTGCGCCCCGCCCGCCACGGCATCAGGGGGCGGCGAAGCGGTGCCGAGCCCCCGCAGTAAAAGTCGGGGGCGCGCCGAGGCCGCTGTCGGACGGCCCGGCAGAAGCGCTCCGGGCCCCGGGCCGGGGCGCCGCTGACCGGGAGCGCCGGGTACGCCGGGACGGGACGAGGCGCATCGGGGCGAGGGCCCGCGCCCGGCAGGCGCGACGCGGTTCCGCCGATCGGTTCCGCGGGCGGCCGTCAATCAGTTGTGATCGTGCGGTCCTTGGAACAAGCCCGGTGCCGCCCCACTTCCTGAGGCAGCGGCGGCTCCGGCCACGGTCCGCCGCGCGACCCGCCGTAGTCCCTCTCTCACACCGACATCAGCGGCGGGTCGCATTTTTCCCCGCTCGGGCCCCTTCGCCCCGTGCGCGAGGGCCGCGCCGGCGCTTGCGCGGGCCGGCGCGCGGATGTAACGCCTCGGTGAGAGGAGGCAGCCGCATGCCCGACAAGCACACCAGCCCGGAAGACCCGCGCGGCCTCATCGCCGAGTCCTACCGCATGGAAGGCATCGCCGCGCAGGATTGCCGGTCGATCTATTTCGACTGGGCGCTGGGCATGCCCGAGGGCACGGACCTCGCGGAGATGACCCGCCGGCTGCACGCCCGCTTCGCCCCCGCGGCCCCGGACCACCCGATGAGCGCGGTGCTGGCCGAAGGCGCGGAGCGCACCGCCGCCCGGCCGGAACGGCGCAGGCGGCGGAAGAGCTGAGGCCTCAGGCCTTCGCCAGCGCCTCGAGGATCCGCGCCCAGCTGCGCGTGCCCTTGTGGAACGAGCGCAGCTCGTACTTCTCGTTGGGCGAATGGATCTGGTCATCGTCCAGCCCGAAACCCACCATCAGGCTGTTCATCCCGAGGATCTTGCGGAAATGCCCGACGATCGGGATGGACCCGCCCATGCCGGAGAACACGGCCTCGGTGGCCCATTCCTCGGTGAGGGCGGCCTGGGCCGCGGTGAATTCCGGCGTGTCGGTGGGAAGCTCGGTGGCCATGGAGCCGCCGTGCGGCTTGTACTCCACCGTCACGTCGGCGGGCAGGCAGCTCTCCACGTAAGCGCGCAGGGCGGCGCGCAGCGTCATCGGGTCCTGCTGGCTCACCAGCCGCATCGACACCTTGGCCGAGGCCTGCGCCGGCAGCACGGTCTTGAAGCCCTCGCCGGTGTAGCCGCCGATGATGCCGTTGAACTCCAGCGTCGGGCGCGACCAGATCTGCTCCAGCGCGGAATAGCCCTGCTCGCCGGCCGGCACCTTCAGCCCCACCTCGCCGAGGAAGGCCTCGCCGTCGAAGTTCAGCGCGTCCCACTGCGCCTTGATCTCGGCCGGCAGGTCGGCCACGCCGTCGTAGAAACCGGGCAGGGTGACCCGGCCCTCCGTGTCATGCAGCCCGGCGAGGATCTTCGCCAGCACGCGGATCGGGTTCGCGGCCGGGCCGCCGAAGGCGCCCGAATGCAGGTCCTTGCTGGCCGCCTTCACGGTGATCTGCTCGCCCAGCATGCCGCGCAGGCGGGTGGCGATGGCCGGGGTGTCGCGGTCCAGCATGCCGGTGTCGCAGACCAGCGCCAGCTCGGCCTTCAGCTCCTCCGCATGGGCCTCCAGGAAGGGGATGAGCGAGGGCGAGCCGGATTCCTCCTCGCCCTCGAACAGGATGGTGATGTTCGCCGGCAGCGCGCCCGTCACCGCCTTCCAGGCCCGGCAGGCCTCCAGGAAGGTCATCAGCTGGCCCTTGTCGTCGGACGCGCCGCGCGCCCGGATCACCTGGCCATGCGGGGTGTCCTCGATCATCGGCTCGAAGGGCGGGCGGGTCCACAGCTCCAGCGGGTCCACCGGCTGCACGTCGTAATGGCCGTAGAACAGCAGGTGCTTGCCGCTGCCGCCGGAATGGGCCACGACCATCGGCCGGCCCGGCGTGTCATGGCGCGTGGCCTCGAAACCGAGCGACTTCAGGTCCTCCACCAGCCAGTCCGCCGCCTTCTCGCATTCCGCGGCATAGGCCGGATCGGTGGAGATGCTCTCCATGCGCAGCAGGTCGAAAAGCCGCTCCAGCGCCTGGGGCTGGTCGGCATCGATATGGGCGAGAACGTCGTCGAGCTGCGACATGCAGAGGCTCCTTTCGGGAAATCCGGCGATCCGCGGCAGAGGCTATGCCGCGGCCCGGCGCGTGTCCAGAACCCCCGGGCGGAATGCGCCTCAGCTCCGTGCGGGCCGGCCCGGACGCGTCGCCGCGGTCCCCGCCCCGATCCCGCGTGGAAAGCGTCCCGCCATGGGGCGGTGCTTCAGCCGCGGTGGATCCAGCCGCCGCCCAGCACCCGGTTGCCCTCCGGCGCGTAGAACACGCAGGCCTGCCCCGGGGCCACGCCCTCCTCGGCCGAGAGCAGCTCCACGCGCGCCGTGTCCGGCCCGGTGGGGTGGATGCGCGCGGGCCGCGGCGGGCGGGCGGAGCGGACCTTCACCATCATCTCCCAGCCGCCCTCGGGCGCCTGTTCGAAGGCGGCGTGGCCCAGCCAGTTGATCTCGCGCACTGGGATCTCGCGGATGGCGAGCGCCTCGCGCGGGCCGACGATCACCTGCCGCGCGTCCGGATCGAGCTTGACCACGTAGAGCGGCTCGCCCCCGCCGATGCCGAGACCGCGGCGCTGGCCCACGGTGTAGTGCAGCACGCCCGCGTGGCGGCCCAGCCTGCGGCCGTCGAGATGCACGATCTCGCCCGGCTCGGCGGCGCCGGGGCGCAGCTTCGCGATCACGTCGGCATAGCCGCCCTCGGGCACGAAGCAGATGTCCTGGCTGTCGGGCTTGTCGGCCACGGTGAGGCCGAATTCGGCGGCCAGTGCCCGGGTCTCGGCCTTGCTCTTCAGGTGGCCCAGCGGGAAGCGCAGGTAGGAAAGCTGCTCGGGGGTGGTGGTGAACAGGAAGTAGGACTGGTCGCGCCCGGGGTCGGCGGCACGGTGCAGCTCCGGGCCCTGCGCGCCCTCGAAGCGCTGCACGTAATGGCCGGTAGCCATGCAGTCGGCGTCGAGCTCGCGCGCGGTCTCCAGCAGGTCGCGGAACTTCACCCGCTCGTTGCAGCGCACGCAGGGAATGGGCGTGGCACCGGCGAGATAGCTGTCGGCGAACTCGTCGATCACGCTCTCGCGGAAGCGGTTCTCGTAGTCGAGCACGTAGTGGGGAAAGCCCATCACCTCGGCCACGCGGGAGGCATCGTAGATGTCCTGCCCTGCGCAGCAGGCGCCCTTCTTCTGCAGGGCGGCGCCGTGGTCGTAGAGCTGGAGCGTGACGCCCACCACGTCGTAGCCCTCGCGCTTGAGCCGGGCTGCGACCACCGAGCTGTCCACCCCGCCGGACATGGCGACGACCACCCGCGTTTCGGCGGGCGGCTTGGCGAATCCGAGGCTGTTGAGGCCCGGTGCGGGCAGGGCGTTGAGCATGACGTTCTCCTTGCGGCCCTTATATAGGCGTGGCCCCGCGCGTCACAAGCGAGGTTTCACCCCCCATTAAGCCATTGGGACTAGCCTTTCCCGTGGGTGAATATGAGTGAAATGAGTGGGGTAGAATGTATATCAAGCGGGTGAACGGCCCTGTCTTCGCGACGGGGCTGAACGGAGAAGTCATAACGCGCTCGGATCTGCCGCCGGCAGATACCAAGCGCTGGGTCGCGCGCCGCAAGGCCGCGGTCGTCGCGGCCGTGAACGGCGGCCTGATCACCGCCGAGGAGGCGTGCAGGCGATATGCCCTGTCGATGGAAGAACTGGATGCCTGGCGCGATGCGGTCGCCCGGCACGGGGCGCGTGCCCTTCGGGTAACGACAATGCAGACATTTCGTTAGTCTGCTTATAGTTATACGAGGGCGCCCGCTCCCGAAACGGGTTTGCAATAGTAACTCTATGTTTACTATTGTTGCTCCAGACTGGTTAACTGTTGGTGGGGAGGCAGTCTCAGGAGAGTTTCTATGCGTGTTCTACTGGTTGAGGATGATCCGACGACCTCGCGCAGCATCGAGATGATGCTGAGCAAGGCGAACCTGAATGTGTACACCACAGATCTCGGAGAGGAGGGAATAGATCTCGCACGCCTGTATGATTACGACCTCATCTTGCTGGACCTGAACCTGCCGGACATGACCGGCTACGAGGTTCTTCGCCAGTTGAGGGTGTCCAAGATCGCGACGCCGATCCTCATCCTTTCGGGGCTCGACGACACCGAGAACAAGATCCGCGGCTTCGGCGTGGGCGCGGATGATTACATGACCAAGCCTTTCAACAGCGACGAACTGGTGGCCAGGATCCATGCCATCGTGCGGCGCTCCAAGGGCCATGCGCAGTCTGTGATCGAGACCGGGAAGGTCCGGGTGAATCTCGATGCCAAGACGGTCGATGTCGCCGGGAAGCCGGTGCCGCTGACCGGCAAGGAATACCAGATGCTCGAGCTGCTGTCGCTCCGCAAGGGGACGACGCTGACCAAGGAAATGTTCCTAAACCATCTCTACGGGGGCATGGACGAACCGGAGCTCAAGATCATCGACGTGTTCATCTGCAAGCTGCGAAAGAAACTTTCCGTTGCCACGGAAGGGGACAACTACATCGAGACTGTCTGGGGGCGCGGCTACGTGCTCCGCGATCCGGTTCCTTCACAGGCCGCCATGGCCGGCTGAGGAAGGCATCCGGGCAGGGCCGGGAGGTGGGCATCCGCCCCTCACCCGGCGCCTCGGACTGCCGTCACGCGGCGGGCATCCCTCCATGACCAGGCCGGACAGGCATGTGTCATCCTGCGGCCCGTGGTGCAGGCTGAAACCCGACAGGGCGGACGCAGCCCCTCCGGACAGGGCCGGTCGTGGGTGTGATCGGCGCGGGCAGGAGCGATACGGTTCAGTCATTCATTTCGGACCGAGCGATGAATTGGCGCGCAGCAGCCGAGGCGTGTCGGGTGGCGGTGCCGGCCCCACGCTGGGAGGTGCGCCGGGCAAGGCGACGCCGGGCGGGCGGTGTCGGTGGCCGGTCGCCCGCGTGGGGAGGGCGCTGGACGCTGCCGGCCGAAAAGCTAGATTGCTCCCCGATCTTCGGGAGGGCGAATCGTGAGCGACACTGACATTTCCGATCTGACGGAAGACCAGGCCCGGGCCGAACTGGAATGGCTGGCCGCCCGCATCGCGGAGGCCGATGTCGCCTATCACCGGGAGGACGCACCGCTCCTGACTGATTCGGACTATGACGCCCTGCGCCGGCGGAACCTGGCGATCGAGGAGCGGTTTCCGCATCTGCGCCGCGCCGACAGCCCGGCGATGCGGGTCGGCGCCGCCCCGGCGGACGGGTTTTCCAAGGTGCGCCACCGGGTCCGGATGCTGTCGCTCGCCAATGCCTTCTCCGCGGAGGAGGTAACCGAGTTCGACACCCGCATCCGCCGGTTCCTCGGGCTCGATGCCGAGGCGCCGCTGGCCTACACCGCCGAGCCGAAGATCGACGGCCTCTCCCTGTCGCTGCGCTATGAGAAGGGCGTGCTCGTGCAGGCCGCCACCCGGGGCGATGGCGCCGAGGGCGAGAATGTCACCGCCAATGCCCGCACCGTGGACGACATTCCCGAGCGGATCGCCGATGCGCCGGAGGTGATGGAGGTGCGCGGCGAGGTCTACATGGCCCATGACGATTTCGAGGCGCTGAACGCAGCGCAGGAGGCGCGCGGGGCGCGGCCCTTCGCCAATCCGCGCAACGCGGCCGCGGGCTCGCTGCGCCAGCTCGACGCCGGCGTGACCGCGGCGCGGCCGCTGCGCTTCTTCGCCTATGCCTGGGGCGAGGTGTCCGAGCCCCTGGGCGAAACCCAGTCCGGCGTGCTGGCGCGCTTCAAGGCCATGGGTTTCAGTGTGAACCCGCTCACGCAGCTTTGCGACGGGCCGGGGGCGATGATCGCGCGCTACGATCACATCGCGGCCGAGCGCGCCATGCTGCCCTATGACATCGATGGCGTAGTCTACAAGCTTGACCGGCTGGACCTGCAGGAGCGGCTCGGCTTCCGCTCCACCACGCCGCGCTGGGCCATCGCGCACAAGTTCGCGGCCGAGGAGGCGGTGACCGAGCTCACTGCCATCGAGATCCAGGTGGGCCGGACCGGGGCGCTTTCGCCCGTCGCGCGGCTGCGGCCGGTCACGGTGGGCGGCGTGGTGGTCTCGAACGCCACCCTGCACAACGAGGATTACATTGCCGGACGGGGCGGCGACGGCGAGCCGATCCGCGAGGGTCGCGACATCCGCGTGGGCGACTGGGTAACGGTCTACCGCGCCGGCGACGTGATCCCGAAGATCAAGGACGTGGACCTCTCGCGCCGGCCGGACAGTGCCGTGCCCTATGTCTTCCCGGAGACCTGCCCGGCCTGCGGCAGCCACGCCCCGCGCGAGCCCGGAGAGGCGGTGCGGCGCTGCAGCGGCGGGTTGATCTGCCCGGCGCAATCGGTTGAGAAGCTTCGGCATTTCGTGTCCCGCGCCGCGTTCGACATCGACGGTCTCGGCGCCCGGCAGGTGGAGGCCTTCCACTCCATGGGCTGGGTGAACGAGCCGGCGGACATCTTCACCCTGAAGGACCGGCACGGCCCGGGCAACCTGCAGCGGGTGCAGTCGCTGGAGGGCTGGGGCGAGAAATCCGCCACCAAGCTGTTCGCGGCCATCGACGAGCGCCGCCGCATCCCGCTCAACCGGCTGATCTTCGGCCTCGGCATCCGCCATGTCGGCGAGAGCACCGCCACGTTGCTGGCGCGGCACTACGGTTCGTGGCGGGCGTTCGAGGCGGCGATGCGCGCCGCGCAGGAGGACGAGGCGGAGCGCCAGGGCCTGCTGGACATCGACGGCGTGGGCACCGTGCTCGCCTCCGCCCTGATCGAGACCTTCGCCGAGCCGAACGCCCGCGCCGCGATGGACCGGCTGCTGGCGCAACTGGAGGTCGAGGATGTCGCGGCGCCGAGCGGCGCCGGCAGCCCGGTCGCCGGCAAGACGGTGGTCTTCACCGGCACGCTGGAGAAGATGACCCGGGCCGAGGCCAAGGCCCGTGCCGAGAGCCTCGGGGCCAAGGTGTCCGGCTCGGTGTCGAAGAAGACGGACATCGTGGTGGCCGGCCCCGGCGCCGGTTCGAAACTGGCGCAGGCCGAGGCGCTCGGTCTCGAGGTGCTGAGCGAGGATGACTGGCTGGCGCTGATTTCCGGAGCCTGAGGGGCCCGGCCGGTGGATGTCGCGGGTGGTCTCGGGGCCTGTCGGTCCGCCGCCACGCGGGCAGACTGCGGGCCCCGGCGCGGATCAGGGGCGGCCGCCCGGCCCGGGGAGCGCGTGCGCGGCCCCTCCCGGCCGCGCGTCAGCGGTCGCAGATGCCGCGCAGGGCCACCCAGTCCTGATCATCGAGGGAGGGGATGAAGGGCGCGGCTGCTTCCGGCGCAGGCGGCTCCGGCATCACGTGGCGTGCGGCGTGCGGCACCGGGCCTGTGCCGGTGTCCGTGGCGCCCTGTGCGGCCAGCCGGCGCAGCAGGGCCTGGCCGGCGGTCTCGGGCAGTCCCGCCTGGCGGAGCAGCCCGGTGGCGCGGGCGATGGCCTCGGCTTCGCGCTTGTCGGCGTAGTCGCTCTGCGGCAGGTCGGCGGCGAGGCGCGAGACGGTGTCCGGCGAGAGGCGGCCGAACACGATCTCGGCGATTTCCATCGGGGTGGCGGCGGCGAGGGTGCGGCCCGTGGGGTCCTCCGCCAGGGCATGGCCGAGGGCATGGGCGAGCAGGCCGGCGAGGTCCTCGGGGCTGTCGGCCGCCTCGATCAGTCCGCGAAACACCAGGATGCGGTGGCCGGGCACGGCGAAGGCGCTCTGCATCGGGTGGTCGAACACCTGGACCGTGACGCGCCCGCCGGCGGCGTCGCCGCGGGTGAGCCGGGTCATCATCCGGGTCAGCGCCCGCACGCCCTCCGGCGCGTCGCACATGCGCAGCGGCGTGCCGTCGCCCAGGTCCGTGCGCAGGTCCTGGACCATGGCGCGGCCGAGCAGTTGCTGGCGGGCCTGCGGCAGCAGCAGCGCGATCTGCACCGCCATCATCGGCACCGCGAGATAGAGCGCGACCAGCGCCGCGGCCAGCAGCCCCGCGCCGCCGATCAGCTTCAGCGCCCGGCGGTTTCGGGGCTGCGGCGTGCCGTCGAGGTCGCGGCAGACGAGGGTGAGCGCCTCGATCATGTCCGGATCCGACAGTTCCAGCCGCTCGTCGCTCTCCGGCCCGGGCGACAGGCGCAATGGGCCGTCCGGCGGCGAATCCGGCAGGCGGCGCAGCGAGGCGAGCGCCCAGTGGGTGATCGGCAGGTCATTCGTGCTGAGCAGGGTGAGGGTGGCCTCGCCGAACTTCACGACCACCTCGCGCGGGTGATCCTCGAAGCCGTCGTAATAGAGGCCGAGCGCTTCCAGCAGCGCATAGCGTTCGAGAGCGGTGCGGGACATCAGTGCAGGGCGCTCCTGCGGGGTGCGACCGGCCGCGACGCGGCGTGGCGGGCGGCTGTCCTGTCACTGCCCGGTAGAGAGGGCAGGGGTCTGATGCTCATTTCATGCGTTCTTTCCGGGCGAAGCTCTCGGCGCAGAGCCTACCAAGGCGGCGCGGGAAGGTCATCCGCCAATGCGCGTGGGGCCGCGGGTTGCGCGCGAGTGTGGTGCGGGAGCCGCGCCTGAGCCGGGGCCGGCGCCGGGGCGGGGGCCGGCGCCGGGGCTGGGGCGGGGGACCCCCCGTTGCACGCAGGACTGCGCGCGTGCCGGCGCCGGGCTGGTTCCGGCCCTTTCCGGTCACCGTGCGTCCCGCGATCCGTCCGTTTCCCGTGCCGGCCCGGTGTCCGCGGTGCAACACTGCGGCAACCTTTCTCCGGCACGCTTGTCCGGCGCGCATTCCACTGGGTGTCCGGCCCCCGTGCCGGCGCGGTGCGGGCGGCGCTCACTCCGGTGCGACGTAGTTCATCTCCGCCAGTTGCCGGCGCAGGGTGAGCTTGGAGATCTTGCCGGTGGCCGTGTGCGGGATCTCGGAGACGAAGAGCACGTCGTCGGGCACCTGCCAGCGCGCGAAGCGGGTGGCGATGAGGTCCAGGATGTCCCGCTTGTCCGGGTGCCGGCCGGGGCGGGGCACCACCACCAGCAGCGGGCGCTCGTCCCATTTCGGGTGGGGGATGCCGATGGCGGCGGCCTCGGCCACGTCCGGGTGGCCGACGGCTGCGTTTTCCAGCGCGATGGAGGAGATCCATTCGCCGCCGGACTTGATCACGTCCTTGGAGCGGTCGGTAATGCGCACGTAGCCGTGCGCGTCCATGGTGGCCATGTCCCCGGTGTCGAACCAGCCCTCGGGGCAGAGCGCGTCCTCCTCCTCGTTGAGGTAGCGGCGCAGCACGGCGGGGCCGCGGGCCTTCAGCCGGCCCTGCGTGCGGCCGTCATGCGGCAAGGGGCGGCCGGCGTCGTCGGTGATGGCGAGGTCGATCATGAAGGGCGGGTGGCCCACGGTCTCCTGCGTGTCGAGCCGGGCCTCCGGCCCGAGGGCGGCCACCTCCGGCTTGAAGGTGCAGACCGTGCCCAGAGGGGACATTTCGGTCATTCCCCAGGCGTGCAGCACCTGCACGCCGTAGCGCTCCTGGAAGGCCTCGATGACGGCGCGCGGGCAGGAGGAGCCGCCGATCACCACCCGGTCGAGATGCGGCAGGTCCAGCCGGTTCTCCTCCAGATAGCGCAGCAGGCCCAGCCAGATGGTGGGCACGGCAGCGGTGATGGTGACCCCGAGCGACAGCATCTCGTAGAGCCCGGCGGGGCTCATGTCGCGCCCCGGCATCACCATGGCCGCGCCAGACATCGGCGCGGAATAGGCGCAGGACCAGCCGTTGGCGTGGAACAGCGGCACCACCGGCATCAGCGTGTCGGAGGAGGCGAGACCGAACATGTCGCGCGCCTGGGCGGTGAGGGCGTGGAGCACGTTGGAGCGGTGGGTGTAGACCACGCCCTTGGGGTTTCCCGTGGTGCCGGAGGTGTAGCAGATGCCGCAGGCGTCGCGCTCCGAACCCTCTGTCCAGCCGGTGTCGCCGTCCGTGCCGGCAAGCCAGTCCTCGTAGCTGATGGCGGGCAGGGCGGTGGCGGGCATGCGCGCCGTGTCGGTGAGCACGATCCAGCGGCGGACCTTCGGCAGCCGGTCGGCGATGGCCTCCAGCACCGGCAGCAGGTCCGCGTCGACCATCATCACCGTGTCGCCGGCGTGGTTGATGATGTAGACGAGCTGGTCCGCGAAGAGGCGCGGGTTGAGCGTGTGCAACACCGCGCCTGCGCCGGGCACGCCGTACCACACCTCCATCATCCGCGGCGTGTTCCAGGCCATCACGCCCACCACGTCGCCCCGGCCGATGCCGTCGCGCCGCAGTGCCTGGGTCACGCGCAGGGCAGCCCCGCGCAGGGCGCCGTAGGTGGTGTCGATCCGGTCTCCCTCCGCGCTGCGGCCGGCCAGCCGGCGCCCGGCATGGTAGCGCGCCGCGTGGTCGAGAATATGCGTCACGCGCATTTCCCAGTCCTGCATCAGGTCGTGCATTCGCGTGTCCTCCCAAGTGCTCT of Paroceanicella profunda contains these proteins:
- a CDS encoding DUF1153 domain-containing protein translates to MYIKRVNGPVFATGLNGEVITRSDLPPADTKRWVARRKAAVVAAVNGGLITAEEACRRYALSMEELDAWRDAVARHGARALRVTTMQTFR
- a CDS encoding long-chain-fatty-acid--CoA ligase, whose protein sequence is MHDLMQDWEMRVTHILDHAARYHAGRRLAGRSAEGDRIDTTYGALRGAALRVTQALRRDGIGRGDVVGVMAWNTPRMMEVWYGVPGAGAVLHTLNPRLFADQLVYIINHAGDTVMMVDADLLPVLEAIADRLPKVRRWIVLTDTARMPATALPAISYEDWLAGTDGDTGWTEGSERDACGICYTSGTTGNPKGVVYTHRSNVLHALTAQARDMFGLASSDTLMPVVPLFHANGWSCAYSAPMSGAAMVMPGRDMSPAGLYEMLSLGVTITAAVPTIWLGLLRYLEENRLDLPHLDRVVIGGSSCPRAVIEAFQERYGVQVLHAWGMTEMSPLGTVCTFKPEVAALGPEARLDTQETVGHPPFMIDLAITDDAGRPLPHDGRTQGRLKARGPAVLRRYLNEEEDALCPEGWFDTGDMATMDAHGYVRITDRSKDVIKSGGEWISSIALENAAVGHPDVAEAAAIGIPHPKWDERPLLVVVPRPGRHPDKRDILDLIATRFARWQVPDDVLFVSEIPHTATGKISKLTLRRQLAEMNYVAPE
- the mnmA gene encoding tRNA 2-thiouridine(34) synthase MnmA, with the protein product MLNALPAPGLNSLGFAKPPAETRVVVAMSGGVDSSVVAARLKREGYDVVGVTLQLYDHGAALQKKGACCAGQDIYDASRVAEVMGFPHYVLDYENRFRESVIDEFADSYLAGATPIPCVRCNERVKFRDLLETARELDADCMATGHYVQRFEGAQGPELHRAADPGRDQSYFLFTTTPEQLSYLRFPLGHLKSKAETRALAAEFGLTVADKPDSQDICFVPEGGYADVIAKLRPGAAEPGEIVHLDGRRLGRHAGVLHYTVGQRRGLGIGGGEPLYVVKLDPDARQVIVGPREALAIREIPVREINWLGHAAFEQAPEGGWEMMVKVRSARPPRPARIHPTGPDTARVELLSAEEGVAPGQACVFYAPEGNRVLGGGWIHRG
- the ctrA gene encoding response regulator transcription factor CtrA, whose translation is MRVLLVEDDPTTSRSIEMMLSKANLNVYTTDLGEEGIDLARLYDYDLILLDLNLPDMTGYEVLRQLRVSKIATPILILSGLDDTENKIRGFGVGADDYMTKPFNSDELVARIHAIVRRSKGHAQSVIETGKVRVNLDAKTVDVAGKPVPLTGKEYQMLELLSLRKGTTLTKEMFLNHLYGGMDEPELKIIDVFICKLRKKLSVATEGDNYIETVWGRGYVLRDPVPSQAAMAG
- the ligA gene encoding NAD-dependent DNA ligase LigA; protein product: MVSDTDISDLTEDQARAELEWLAARIAEADVAYHREDAPLLTDSDYDALRRRNLAIEERFPHLRRADSPAMRVGAAPADGFSKVRHRVRMLSLANAFSAEEVTEFDTRIRRFLGLDAEAPLAYTAEPKIDGLSLSLRYEKGVLVQAATRGDGAEGENVTANARTVDDIPERIADAPEVMEVRGEVYMAHDDFEALNAAQEARGARPFANPRNAAAGSLRQLDAGVTAARPLRFFAYAWGEVSEPLGETQSGVLARFKAMGFSVNPLTQLCDGPGAMIARYDHIAAERAMLPYDIDGVVYKLDRLDLQERLGFRSTTPRWAIAHKFAAEEAVTELTAIEIQVGRTGALSPVARLRPVTVGGVVVSNATLHNEDYIAGRGGDGEPIREGRDIRVGDWVTVYRAGDVIPKIKDVDLSRRPDSAVPYVFPETCPACGSHAPREPGEAVRRCSGGLICPAQSVEKLRHFVSRAAFDIDGLGARQVEAFHSMGWVNEPADIFTLKDRHGPGNLQRVQSLEGWGEKSATKLFAAIDERRRIPLNRLIFGLGIRHVGESTATLLARHYGSWRAFEAAMRAAQEDEAERQGLLDIDGVGTVLASALIETFAEPNARAAMDRLLAQLEVEDVAAPSGAGSPVAGKTVVFTGTLEKMTRAEAKARAESLGAKVSGSVSKKTDIVVAGPGAGSKLAQAEALGLEVLSEDDWLALISGA
- a CDS encoding dipeptidase; amino-acid sequence: MSQLDDVLAHIDADQPQALERLFDLLRMESISTDPAYAAECEKAADWLVEDLKSLGFEATRHDTPGRPMVVAHSGGSGKHLLFYGHYDVQPVDPLELWTRPPFEPMIEDTPHGQVIRARGASDDKGQLMTFLEACRAWKAVTGALPANITILFEGEEESGSPSLIPFLEAHAEELKAELALVCDTGMLDRDTPAIATRLRGMLGEQITVKAASKDLHSGAFGGPAANPIRVLAKILAGLHDTEGRVTLPGFYDGVADLPAEIKAQWDALNFDGEAFLGEVGLKVPAGEQGYSALEQIWSRPTLEFNGIIGGYTGEGFKTVLPAQASAKVSMRLVSQQDPMTLRAALRAYVESCLPADVTVEYKPHGGSMATELPTDTPEFTAAQAALTEEWATEAVFSGMGGSIPIVGHFRKILGMNSLMVGFGLDDDQIHSPNEKYELRSFHKGTRSWARILEALAKA
- a CDS encoding M48 family metalloprotease — translated: MSRTALERYALLEALGLYYDGFEDHPREVVVKFGEATLTLLSTNDLPITHWALASLRRLPDSPPDGPLRLSPGPESDERLELSDPDMIEALTLVCRDLDGTPQPRNRRALKLIGGAGLLAAALVALYLAVPMMAVQIALLLPQARQQLLGRAMVQDLRTDLGDGTPLRMCDAPEGVRALTRMMTRLTRGDAAGGRVTVQVFDHPMQSAFAVPGHRILVFRGLIEAADSPEDLAGLLAHALGHALAEDPTGRTLAAATPMEIAEIVFGRLSPDTVSRLAADLPQSDYADKREAEAIARATGLLRQAGLPETAGQALLRRLAAQGATDTGTGPVPHAARHVMPEPPAPEAAAPFIPSLDDQDWVALRGICDR